The Candidatus Deferrimicrobiaceae bacterium genome contains a region encoding:
- a CDS encoding TOMM precursor leader peptide-binding protein — MRYNIPMELTEGMILRYSRNILIKEIGPEGQERIFGASVLVVGAGGLGSPALLYLAAAGVGRIGLADRDRIEISNLNRQVIHTEKSVGRRKVESAGDAIRAIRSDVVLEEHGTALTAENAVSLFRKYDVVIDGSDNFPTKYLCSDASVLTGVPLVHAGVLRFGGQLTTVIPGTGACLRCLIPEIPPRRDAPTCSESGILGAVAGIVGAWQAVEAIKVITGAGEPLAGRLLTLDALTGSVSVHAVSRDPQCPACGESPRIRLPLEPSEYDQERSCIV, encoded by the coding sequence ATGCGGTATAATATCCCCATGGAACTGACCGAAGGAATGATCCTGCGGTACAGCCGGAATATCCTGATCAAGGAAATCGGACCCGAGGGGCAGGAGAGGATTTTCGGCGCTTCCGTTCTCGTGGTGGGGGCGGGCGGCCTGGGCTCCCCGGCGCTCCTGTACCTGGCGGCGGCGGGAGTCGGACGGATCGGGCTGGCCGACCGGGACCGCATCGAGATCTCGAATCTCAACCGGCAGGTGATCCATACGGAGAAATCGGTGGGGCGCCGCAAGGTGGAGTCGGCGGGGGACGCCATTCGCGCAATCCGCTCCGATGTCGTGCTGGAGGAGCACGGGACCGCCCTGACCGCGGAGAACGCCGTATCGCTGTTCCGGAAGTACGATGTCGTCATCGACGGAAGCGACAACTTCCCGACCAAATACCTGTGCAGCGACGCCTCCGTCCTCACGGGGGTCCCCCTCGTGCACGCGGGAGTCCTGCGGTTCGGCGGGCAGTTGACGACGGTCATCCCCGGCACGGGGGCCTGTCTGCGCTGCCTGATCCCGGAGATCCCCCCCCGCCGGGATGCCCCGACCTGCTCCGAATCGGGGATCCTGGGGGCGGTCGCGGGGATCGTCGGGGCGTGGCAGGCCGTGGAGGCGATCAAGGTCATCACCGGCGCGGGAGAACCGCTGGCGGGCAGACTGCTGACCCTGGACGCCCTGACCGGGTCCGTTTCCGTCCATGCCGTTTCCCGGGACCCTCAATGCCCCGCCTGCGGGGAGTCCCCCCGGATCCGGCTCCCTCTCGAGCCGTCCGAATACGACCAGGAACGGAGTTGCATCGTATGA